A region from the Benincasa hispida cultivar B227 chromosome 8, ASM972705v1, whole genome shotgun sequence genome encodes:
- the LOC120082490 gene encoding uncharacterized protein LOC120082490: MSAVAEEIKGKADEVYHGDEICQEKSKELLKEIGLPNGLLPLKDIEECGIVRETGFVWLKQKKSTTHKFEKIGKLVSYATEVTAIVEKNKIKKLTGVKTKELLLWVSLSDIYVDDPPTGKITFQTPAGLFRTFPVSAFQVEEPVKAVTEKKEQGVGTVEVKEV, encoded by the coding sequence ATGTCTGCTGTGGCAGAGGAAATCAAAGGCAAAGCAGATGAAGTATACCATGGAGATGAGATATGCCAAGAGAAATCAAAAGAATTACTCAAAGAAATAGGGCTTCCAAATGGTCTTTTGCCATTGAAAGACATAGAAGAATGTGGGATTGTAAGAGAAACAGGGTTTGTTTGGTTGAAGCAGAAAAAAAGCACAACCCACAAGTTTGAGAAGATTGGGAAGCTTGTTTCTTATGCCACTGAAGTCACAGCCATTGtagagaaaaacaaaatcaagaaaCTCACTGGGGTTAAGACAAAAGAGCTTCTGCTTTGGGTTTCACTCAGTGATATCTATGTTGATGATCCACCCACTGGAAAAATCACCTTTCAAACACCAGCAGGCTTATTTAGGACTTTCCCAGTCTCGGCTTTTCAAGTTGAAGAACCAGTAAAGGCAGTGACTGAGAAGAAGGAACAAGGGGTGGGAACTGTTGAAGTCAAGGAGGTCTAG